One genomic region from Vibrio sp. STUT-A11 encodes:
- a CDS encoding helix-turn-helix domain-containing protein, with the protein MNDRELQRLTVIQDVLYCHLSRQDAPRILGISYRQLSRLIKSFLRFGAASLAHYNRGKPSPNRIDDKVKAQALKILSGIDDKVKAQALKILSERYPDFGPTFAHEKLTEQHHINVSLETLRQWMIADGLWVPHSQRKPRVYQPRYRRDCFG; encoded by the coding sequence ATGAACGATCGCGAACTACAACGACTAACTGTTATCCAAGACGTTTTGTATTGTCATCTTTCTCGACAAGATGCGCCGAGAATTCTTGGTATCAGCTATCGGCAGCTTTCCCGACTGATAAAATCTTTTCTCAGGTTCGGTGCGGCTTCTTTAGCACACTACAACCGAGGCAAACCTTCACCCAATCGAATCGATGACAAAGTAAAAGCCCAGGCGTTAAAAATCCTTTCTGGAATCGATGACAAAGTAAAAGCCCAGGCGTTAAAAATCCTTTCTGAGCGGTATCCAGACTTCGGCCCCACGTTCGCGCATGAAAAGTTAACAGAACAACATCATATCAATGTATCGCTTGAAACCCTTCGTCAATGGATGATCGCCGATGGCCTTTGGGTGCCACATTCACAGCGTAAGCCCCGTGTTTATCAACCTCGTTATCGCCGTGACTGCTTTGGGTGA
- a CDS encoding helix-turn-helix transcriptional regulator: MQDKFEVNNVAIGENLRRLRRDKHLTQGDLAELCNVRVGQISKIERNEVDPKLSTIYSLIDALECSPNALLNDVSETNLDGLLSMVLERVQKLPDASKNSLIDIMDKYCIAMSMQVLLDRTDNRVFGLASFAGSNEEMSKKK, translated from the coding sequence TTGCAAGATAAATTTGAGGTCAATAATGTGGCTATAGGCGAAAACTTAAGACGTCTCAGAAGAGATAAACACCTAACTCAAGGTGACCTAGCAGAGCTATGTAATGTACGAGTTGGGCAAATTTCAAAGATAGAAAGAAACGAAGTAGATCCAAAGTTGAGTACAATCTATTCGTTGATCGATGCTCTAGAGTGCAGTCCAAACGCACTCCTTAATGACGTATCTGAAACAAATTTAGATGGTCTGTTATCGATGGTGTTAGAAAGAGTTCAAAAACTCCCAGACGCAAGCAAAAACAGTCTCATAGATATAATGGATAAATACTGTATAGCGATGAGTATGCAGGTATTACTGGATAGGACTGATAATAGAGTCTTCGGTTTGGCTAGCTTTGCTGGAAGCAATGAAGAGATGAGCAAGAAAAAATAG
- a CDS encoding phage/plasmid replication protein, II/X family: MIDKLKISIPFKTEFTFTTHQAKSGEVVSYVDIKECSRRGIGLEAKTIFFTGDVGSTEYEVADLRHAFESLPTHFTGMAFKIYQGTRLRSPCIELKASPAKILQGHNVYGPTSIEVGATEMLMAFFNNYPEVYEMLDVPSATLDALDATYSARLRTELQAKQVIQQLKNVSNKQMRTAVRNDHETTVYFNKNSRHCDRKAYLKGPEFNRQLRDLRSLKEKGDNSYDRVIDVMSDPKLINYARYLVRLEAGAHRRYLDALNIPHKLSDAIIYQKEYESSGRNLIADIWTKAFTPLLEALEGQHMTIFNDEEVHRKLKQTYFRYTPKGNISYAKADKLFRFYRSLVSDGYHAVYQSFTSRATFSRQLNALLDIGFSKAQLQNLQGNEKDNVVPLLQVIKIDFSQQHPDDYIEPKVGHISRMYGYGGDNVIRLTA; encoded by the coding sequence GTGATAGACAAACTCAAAATATCGATACCTTTTAAGACAGAATTTACCTTTACTACGCATCAAGCGAAGTCGGGTGAAGTCGTGTCTTACGTCGATATTAAAGAGTGCTCTCGTCGTGGGATCGGCCTTGAAGCTAAAACAATCTTCTTTACTGGTGATGTTGGTTCTACTGAGTATGAAGTAGCAGACCTTCGTCATGCTTTTGAGTCATTGCCCACTCACTTTACTGGAATGGCATTCAAAATTTATCAGGGAACTCGTCTACGATCTCCTTGTATCGAGTTAAAGGCATCTCCAGCCAAAATCCTCCAAGGACACAACGTCTACGGGCCAACTTCTATCGAAGTTGGAGCTACAGAAATGTTGATGGCGTTCTTCAATAACTATCCTGAAGTGTATGAAATGCTTGATGTTCCATCAGCGACATTGGATGCGCTTGACGCAACTTACTCAGCTCGGTTGAGAACTGAGTTACAGGCTAAACAAGTAATCCAGCAACTGAAGAATGTATCGAATAAACAGATGCGTACAGCTGTACGTAATGATCATGAAACCACCGTTTACTTCAATAAAAACTCGCGCCACTGCGATCGAAAAGCGTATTTAAAAGGCCCAGAGTTTAATCGACAACTTCGTGACTTACGCTCATTAAAGGAGAAAGGTGATAACTCATATGATCGAGTTATCGATGTAATGTCGGATCCAAAGTTGATCAATTATGCCCGCTACTTAGTTCGCTTAGAAGCTGGTGCGCACCGAAGATACTTAGACGCTCTAAACATCCCACACAAATTATCTGACGCCATTATTTACCAGAAAGAATACGAATCATCAGGCCGCAACTTAATCGCAGATATCTGGACAAAGGCGTTCACACCGTTACTTGAAGCATTAGAGGGGCAACACATGACCATATTTAACGATGAAGAAGTGCATAGAAAGCTTAAACAAACTTACTTCCGATATACGCCCAAAGGAAATATCTCATATGCCAAAGCTGACAAGTTGTTCCGTTTTTACCGTTCTCTGGTATCTGACGGCTATCACGCTGTCTATCAGTCGTTTACTTCAAGAGCTACGTTCTCTAGACAACTAAATGCGCTGCTCGATATAGGCTTCTCAAAGGCCCAATTACAAAATCTTCAAGGAAATGAAAAAGATAATGTTGTTCCACTTTTACAGGTCATCAAAATCGACTTCTCACAACAGCACCCTGATGACTATATAGAGCCAAAAGTAGGGCATATATCTCGAATGTATGGCTATGGTGGAGACAACGTGATCCGTTTAACTGCTTAA
- a CDS encoding G5P family DNA-binding protein, with amino-acid sequence MLKIEIFSENEQTETRIIPARDDKPSRNIYEQVAYAHLGGKFPVEMKIQLDQGQPAYTAGLYTIHPSSFAINQYGSLELKRFGLLIEPMTKNA; translated from the coding sequence ATGCTAAAAATCGAAATCTTCTCAGAAAATGAACAAACAGAAACTCGTATTATCCCAGCCAGAGATGATAAGCCGTCGCGTAACATCTATGAACAAGTCGCTTATGCACATTTAGGTGGAAAGTTCCCTGTAGAGATGAAAATTCAACTGGATCAAGGCCAACCTGCATATACTGCGGGGCTTTACACAATCCATCCATCTAGCTTCGCTATCAATCAATATGGGTCATTAGAGTTGAAGCGCTTTGGCTTACTTATTGAACCTATGACAAAAAATGCTTAG
- the yciH gene encoding stress response translation initiation inhibitor YciH gives MTLVYSTETGRIKPEEEKIARPKGDGIVRIQRQTKGRKGKGVCIVTGLDLDDAPLKLLAAELKKVCGCGGSVKDGNIEIQGDARDKIKAHLEKKGMTVKLAGG, from the coding sequence ATGACCTTAGTATATTCAACGGAAACCGGCCGAATTAAACCGGAAGAAGAGAAAATTGCTCGTCCTAAGGGTGACGGCATCGTGCGTATTCAACGCCAAACGAAAGGCCGTAAAGGCAAAGGGGTTTGTATTGTCACTGGGTTAGATCTCGATGACGCTCCATTAAAATTGCTCGCAGCAGAACTCAAGAAAGTGTGTGGTTGCGGCGGCTCAGTTAAAGACGGCAATATTGAAATCCAAGGTGATGCTCGAGATAAAATCAAAGCACATCTGGAAAAGAAAGGCATGACCGTTAAGCTAGCTGGCGGCTAA
- a CDS encoding DUF3319 domain-containing protein → MAVATYRGFNLKSSLDGSLWKVKIKSHVLQGNLTSVKKSIDWWCDTASIIDPKEFASLAQTRQNTVGTQSVDFNGYTLKNDSGEPNEWYCMFNGKLLKGSKSAIQRHIEAYLVAKKKALQTQQHKK, encoded by the coding sequence ATGGCAGTTGCGACGTATAGAGGCTTTAACTTAAAATCCAGTTTGGATGGGAGCCTGTGGAAAGTAAAGATCAAAAGCCACGTTTTGCAAGGTAATCTAACCTCAGTTAAAAAGAGTATTGATTGGTGGTGCGATACCGCCTCAATCATCGATCCGAAAGAGTTTGCATCTCTCGCTCAAACAAGGCAAAACACCGTGGGAACACAATCAGTCGATTTTAACGGCTATACTTTAAAAAATGACTCTGGCGAGCCAAATGAGTGGTATTGCATGTTTAATGGCAAGCTACTTAAAGGCAGTAAAAGCGCTATTCAACGTCATATTGAAGCTTATTTAGTCGCGAAGAAAAAAGCGCTGCAAACTCAACAACACAAGAAATAA
- a CDS encoding D-alanine--D-alanine ligase, with product MIKNILLLCGGGSSEHEISLLSANFIEQQLNLIENIKVTRVEIKNEGWMTDQGELVYLDLNTKSLCSSESNQLIDFIVPCIHGFPGETGDIQSLFEISGIPYLGCGPEASCNSFNKITSKLWYDALGIPNTPYLFLTKNNEQAHSQAHQAFDKWGKVFVKAARQGSSVGCYSVTEREMLSDAVNAAFGYSDQVLVEKSVKPRELEVAAYEMNGELYVTKPGEVIAPDGTFYSYDEKYSSASHSLTEVEAKDLTPEQVETIKQESETVFKQMNLRHLSRIDFFLTEEGEIYLNEVNTFPGMTPISMFPKMLQNNGHKFHEFLEGCINSAV from the coding sequence ATGATTAAAAATATTCTTCTATTATGCGGTGGTGGCTCTTCAGAGCACGAGATATCATTGCTGTCTGCTAATTTTATCGAACAACAGCTGAATCTTATTGAGAACATCAAGGTAACGCGTGTAGAAATCAAAAATGAAGGTTGGATGACCGACCAAGGCGAACTGGTTTACTTGGATCTCAACACCAAAAGCTTATGTTCTAGCGAGTCTAATCAGCTCATCGACTTTATCGTACCTTGCATCCATGGCTTTCCTGGCGAAACGGGTGACATTCAATCCCTGTTTGAAATTTCAGGTATTCCTTACCTTGGCTGTGGGCCAGAAGCGAGCTGCAACAGCTTTAACAAAATTACATCAAAGCTTTGGTACGACGCGCTCGGCATACCGAATACACCATACTTGTTCCTTACCAAAAATAATGAACAGGCTCACTCTCAAGCGCATCAAGCATTTGATAAGTGGGGAAAAGTATTCGTCAAAGCCGCAAGACAAGGTTCTTCAGTCGGGTGTTACAGTGTAACGGAAAGAGAAATGCTTTCGGATGCGGTTAACGCTGCTTTTGGTTACTCTGACCAAGTTTTAGTAGAAAAGTCTGTTAAGCCTCGAGAATTAGAAGTTGCCGCTTATGAAATGAACGGCGAACTCTACGTTACTAAACCAGGTGAGGTAATTGCACCTGACGGTACGTTCTATTCTTACGATGAGAAATACAGCAGTGCCAGCCACTCATTGACAGAAGTTGAAGCGAAAGATCTTACTCCTGAGCAGGTAGAGACGATCAAACAAGAGTCAGAGACCGTGTTTAAACAGATGAATCTTCGTCATTTATCTCGTATTGACTTCTTCTTGACCGAAGAGGGAGAGATTTACCTGAACGAAGTAAATACGTTCCCGGGTATGACACCAATCTCCATGTTCCCGAAAATGCTTCAAAATAATGGTCACAAATTCCACGAGTTTCTCGAAGGCTGTATCAATAGTGCAGTGTAA
- a CDS encoding SPOR domain-containing protein, whose translation MKKTAIIGLTLLLSACASETYTTDVTSESFQEDYSSDVISKPIMASENSVVEKDVTPAVVKMAPKPAEKKVVKLTPNDQVKPVKIIPPSNEQSAIQRFGYTIQVVAVGSEDKVTQFANKLPQSEQPIWANYKVVNGTKWYSILYGDYATSAEAKQAISSLPAQFRHLKPFVKSIDAIKNSAYPSLKKLN comes from the coding sequence ATGAAAAAGACCGCAATCATCGGCTTAACCCTTCTTCTTTCCGCTTGTGCATCTGAAACTTACACTACGGATGTTACCTCAGAGAGTTTTCAAGAGGATTATTCTTCAGATGTCATATCAAAACCAATTATGGCGTCTGAAAATTCAGTTGTTGAGAAAGACGTAACACCGGCCGTGGTTAAGATGGCACCTAAGCCAGCAGAGAAGAAGGTCGTAAAACTGACTCCAAACGATCAGGTAAAACCAGTTAAGATCATCCCGCCAAGTAATGAGCAATCAGCCATTCAACGTTTCGGATACACCATTCAAGTTGTCGCAGTTGGTAGTGAAGATAAAGTGACTCAGTTTGCCAACAAATTGCCGCAAAGTGAGCAGCCGATATGGGCGAACTACAAAGTCGTTAATGGCACAAAATGGTACTCAATTTTATACGGAGATTACGCAACGAGTGCGGAAGCAAAACAGGCGATTTCATCACTTCCAGCGCAATTTCGTCATCTAAAACCTTTTGTTAAAAGCATTGATGCGATTAAAAACTCGGCATACCCATCGCTTAAAAAGCTCAACTGA
- a CDS encoding bifunctional acetate--CoA ligase family protein/GNAT family N-acetyltransferase, with protein MNKLHKLFKPDSVAVVGASPRELRAGHVVMRNLLQSGFGGAIMPVTPKHKTVLGVIAYPNIASLPFSPDIAILCTNASRNESLLKELDERGTQFAIVISDDAQIIDVSSINIRVLGSNSLGIILPWHNFNCTFSPVAAKPGKIAFISQSAAVCTTVLDWANDKNIGFSSFISIGRGQDIDFAELLDHLSMDGHTEAILLYVDSIQDARRFLSAARAASRNRRILVLKAGRSKEMNTLEQQDGDTLDIIYDSAIRRTGMLRVSNTHELFAAVETLTHSVPLRGERLAIITNGGGPAVMAVDTLFERGGNLATLDETSTEQLKAVLPPNWRQANPIDLSGDATKKRYVDTVNALMNNDCADAILIMHSPSAVSDPLDTAYDVIEAIKSHPRHKHFNILTNWSGEQTSREARLAFTQAGIPTYRTPESAVVAYMHLVEYRRNQKQLMETPTTAEPLHSGSIHSAMEWVNERLLDKNTVTLDTHQTSPLFKLFGFNVLPTWIASDAIEAVHMAENIGYPVAVKLRSPDIPHKSDVHGVALNLRNSNEVASASNSILDAVKLSYPSANVHGLLVQGMAKLGSAEEIRISIAVDKVFGPVILLGQGGSEWNIAQDAVAALPPLNMTLARYLVVVALKSGKIRLQKHKDALDITELSKFLVRISQMAVELPEVHRLDIHPVLVSGNELTIIDADLTLTKYEGDAQTRLAIRPFPAEFVETVTLRDGQPVLLRPILPEDEPLHAQFINNVSREDLYKRFFSEVGEFNHEALANFTQIDYDREMAFVAVAFDKSGPSIIGVARALITPDNSDAEFAILIRSDLKGKGLGKVLMQKIISYCQVKGTKQISGMTMPTNRGMLMLAQSLGFDIDVQFEDGIADMVLPLN; from the coding sequence ATGAATAAACTACATAAGCTTTTTAAACCTGATTCGGTTGCGGTAGTGGGCGCATCACCGAGAGAGTTACGCGCTGGGCATGTGGTCATGCGTAACCTCCTTCAAAGTGGCTTTGGTGGTGCAATTATGCCGGTAACACCAAAACACAAAACCGTATTGGGCGTTATCGCATACCCAAACATTGCCTCCCTGCCCTTTAGCCCTGATATCGCAATTCTTTGTACTAATGCGTCGCGCAACGAAAGTCTACTAAAGGAGCTGGACGAACGTGGTACTCAGTTTGCCATCGTGATCTCCGACGACGCCCAAATCATCGATGTGTCTTCAATAAATATTCGGGTACTGGGTTCGAACAGCCTAGGAATTATTCTTCCTTGGCACAACTTTAACTGTACGTTCTCTCCCGTTGCCGCTAAGCCCGGTAAAATTGCTTTTATATCTCAGTCCGCCGCCGTATGCACTACTGTGTTAGATTGGGCAAACGACAAAAATATCGGTTTTTCCTCATTTATCTCCATTGGCCGAGGTCAAGATATTGATTTCGCGGAGCTGCTTGATCATTTGAGTATGGATGGTCATACCGAAGCCATCTTGCTCTACGTCGATTCCATACAAGATGCTCGCCGATTCTTGTCAGCCGCTCGGGCCGCCTCGCGAAATCGCCGCATTCTGGTTTTAAAAGCAGGACGTTCTAAAGAGATGAATACGCTCGAACAACAAGATGGTGACACCTTAGACATCATTTACGATTCTGCGATCCGTAGAACCGGTATGTTGAGAGTGAGTAATACTCATGAACTATTTGCTGCAGTAGAAACCCTAACACACTCTGTCCCACTACGCGGAGAAAGGTTAGCGATAATCACAAATGGTGGCGGCCCTGCTGTGATGGCAGTGGATACGCTCTTTGAACGTGGCGGCAATTTAGCGACGCTTGATGAAACCTCGACCGAGCAGTTAAAAGCCGTTCTACCACCAAACTGGCGGCAAGCGAATCCGATTGACCTTTCCGGAGATGCGACTAAAAAACGCTACGTCGATACGGTAAATGCACTCATGAATAACGATTGTGCAGATGCAATATTGATCATGCACAGTCCGTCTGCGGTCTCCGATCCATTGGATACGGCCTATGATGTCATTGAGGCGATTAAATCCCACCCAAGGCACAAGCATTTTAATATCCTAACTAACTGGTCGGGAGAACAAACGTCTCGTGAGGCGCGCCTGGCGTTTACTCAAGCAGGGATACCGACTTACCGTACACCAGAAAGTGCGGTTGTTGCCTACATGCACCTTGTTGAGTACAGGAGAAACCAAAAACAACTGATGGAAACGCCCACAACGGCAGAGCCTTTGCACTCAGGTAGCATCCATTCTGCAATGGAATGGGTAAATGAACGACTACTGGATAAAAACACAGTTACATTAGATACACACCAAACTAGCCCACTTTTTAAACTGTTTGGTTTCAATGTGCTGCCAACCTGGATTGCGTCTGATGCGATAGAAGCGGTACATATGGCGGAAAATATCGGTTATCCGGTCGCGGTGAAACTTCGTTCTCCCGATATCCCGCATAAGTCAGACGTTCACGGTGTTGCACTCAATCTGAGAAACAGTAATGAAGTCGCAAGTGCATCAAATTCTATTTTAGATGCGGTGAAGCTGAGTTATCCATCCGCCAACGTCCATGGCCTGCTGGTGCAAGGCATGGCTAAACTCGGTAGTGCAGAAGAAATACGAATCAGTATTGCTGTGGACAAAGTGTTTGGGCCAGTGATTTTACTTGGTCAGGGCGGATCCGAATGGAATATTGCTCAAGATGCCGTGGCAGCGCTTCCTCCATTGAACATGACTCTGGCACGTTATCTCGTCGTCGTTGCTTTAAAGTCGGGCAAGATCCGCTTACAAAAACATAAAGATGCGTTAGACATCACTGAATTGTCGAAATTCTTGGTCCGTATCTCTCAAATGGCGGTTGAGTTACCTGAAGTCCATAGACTGGATATCCATCCAGTACTCGTATCTGGAAACGAACTGACTATCATTGATGCGGATTTAACCCTGACAAAATATGAAGGCGATGCGCAAACACGTCTTGCTATCCGCCCTTTCCCTGCCGAGTTCGTTGAAACCGTTACTCTGCGAGATGGGCAACCTGTCTTACTTCGCCCTATCTTGCCTGAAGATGAACCGCTACATGCTCAATTCATCAATAATGTATCCAGAGAAGACCTCTATAAGCGATTTTTCTCTGAAGTTGGTGAGTTCAACCACGAGGCGTTGGCTAACTTTACTCAAATCGATTACGACAGAGAAATGGCATTTGTTGCCGTTGCATTTGATAAAAGTGGCCCGTCAATTATTGGCGTCGCACGTGCACTGATCACCCCTGATAATAGCGACGCTGAATTTGCGATTCTGATCCGTTCTGATCTCAAAGGAAAAGGGCTTGGCAAGGTACTGATGCAAAAGATTATTAGCTATTGCCAAGTAAAAGGCACCAAGCAAATATCAGGAATGACGATGCCAACTAACCGAGGAATGCTGATGTTGGCACAAAGCCTCGGGTTTGATATTGATGTTCAGTTTGAGGATGGCATTGCAGATATGGTCTTACCTTTAAACTAG
- a CDS encoding LysR family transcriptional regulator, whose protein sequence is MHSPITLEALHILDAIDRRGSFAAAANELDRAPSSLSYQIQKLEQDLDIIIFDRSGHKAHFTEAGKLILERGRDILKASEKLVNDATVLANGWELDITVAFDGIIPVCNFFPMVDALSEVSSTRVRLQEEILAGGWESLNTGRSDLLICPSLDTLPQEVKSEKIGKMTMLWVAGARHYVHKRSSGDFDDAAREKYRIIAIADTAREQPALSMNIIQKQPRLTVTNFTAKVDALRAGLGIGTLPSQIAQPLIDSGELKLIEGTEPLPMDIILAWRRNTMGEAKSWCIQYLKKNWALK, encoded by the coding sequence GTGCACAGTCCGATTACTTTAGAAGCACTCCATATCCTGGATGCGATAGACCGACGAGGCAGCTTTGCTGCAGCAGCTAATGAATTAGACAGAGCTCCTTCATCACTTAGCTACCAAATTCAAAAACTTGAGCAAGATTTAGATATTATTATTTTCGATCGCTCAGGGCATAAAGCTCATTTTACCGAAGCTGGTAAACTCATTCTTGAACGCGGGCGAGATATATTGAAAGCCAGTGAAAAGCTGGTAAACGACGCTACGGTATTGGCAAATGGGTGGGAATTAGATATCACCGTTGCATTTGATGGCATTATTCCTGTTTGTAACTTTTTTCCTATGGTGGATGCGCTATCTGAAGTCAGTTCTACCCGAGTCAGATTGCAAGAAGAGATTTTGGCAGGTGGTTGGGAATCGCTCAACACAGGCCGTTCTGATCTATTAATTTGTCCATCCCTAGACACGCTACCTCAAGAAGTTAAATCAGAAAAAATCGGTAAGATGACCATGCTCTGGGTTGCTGGGGCGCGTCACTATGTTCATAAACGCAGTAGTGGTGATTTTGATGATGCAGCAAGAGAAAAGTATCGTATTATTGCGATCGCAGACACTGCGCGTGAACAACCAGCACTCTCAATGAATATCATTCAGAAGCAACCACGCTTAACGGTGACAAATTTTACAGCAAAGGTTGATGCACTCAGAGCTGGGTTAGGAATTGGAACACTGCCAAGCCAAATTGCTCAGCCATTGATTGATAGTGGCGAACTCAAGCTAATCGAGGGTACTGAACCATTACCGATGGATATCATCCTGGCGTGGCGTCGAAATACAATGGGAGAGGCGAAATCCTGGTGTATTCAATATTTGAAGAAGAACTGGGCGTTAAAGTAA
- the galE gene encoding UDP-glucose 4-epimerase GalE → MKVLVTGGMGYIGSHTCIQMIEAGMTPVILDNLYNSNPAVLHRIEKVCGVSPKFIRADIRDKAALVDALKTNNIEAVIHFAGLKAVGESVAKPLEYYDNNVNGTLVLVDAMREAGVKSLVFSSSATVYGDPASVPITEDFPTSATNPYGRSKLMVEECLTDFQKANPDWSITLLRYFNPVGSHPTGELGEDPQGIPNNLMPFISQVAVGRRDFLSVFGNDYPTPDGTGVRDYIHVMDLSDGHVAALEKVGNKSGLHIYNLGTGKGYSVLEMVEAFQTASGKEVPYKLVDRRPGDIAECWADPCKAATELGWKATRTLEEMTSDTWRWQSNNPQGYPDLS, encoded by the coding sequence ATGAAAGTACTTGTTACAGGCGGTATGGGCTATATCGGAAGCCATACTTGTATTCAGATGATTGAAGCTGGTATGACACCGGTGATTTTAGACAACCTATATAACAGTAATCCTGCCGTATTACACCGTATCGAAAAAGTTTGTGGTGTAAGCCCGAAGTTCATTAGGGCTGATATTCGCGATAAAGCGGCGCTAGTTGATGCACTTAAAACCAATAATATAGAAGCGGTTATTCATTTCGCTGGCTTAAAAGCCGTGGGAGAATCTGTCGCTAAACCGTTAGAATACTATGACAATAACGTAAACGGTACATTGGTGTTGGTTGATGCAATGCGAGAAGCTGGCGTTAAGTCATTGGTATTTAGTTCTTCAGCGACAGTTTACGGTGATCCAGCTTCAGTGCCAATTACCGAAGATTTTCCAACAAGCGCCACAAACCCTTACGGACGCAGTAAATTGATGGTAGAAGAGTGCCTGACCGATTTCCAAAAAGCGAACCCTGATTGGAGCATCACTCTATTACGCTATTTCAACCCGGTTGGCTCTCACCCGACAGGAGAGCTTGGCGAAGATCCTCAAGGAATTCCAAACAACCTAATGCCATTTATCTCACAAGTTGCTGTTGGTCGTCGTGACTTCCTATCGGTATTTGGCAACGACTATCCAACTCCGGATGGCACTGGTGTTCGCGACTATATTCACGTCATGGACTTATCTGATGGACACGTCGCTGCATTAGAGAAAGTAGGTAACAAATCAGGACTGCATATTTATAACTTAGGTACAGGCAAAGGTTATAGTGTCCTTGAAATGGTTGAGGCTTTCCAAACGGCAAGCGGTAAAGAAGTACCTTACAAATTAGTTGACCGTCGCCCAGGTGATATCGCTGAGTGTTGGGCGGATCCTTGTAAAGCGGCCACAGAATTAGGCTGGAAAGCAACTCGCACACTCGAAGAAATGACCAGTGATACTTGGAGATGGCAATCAAATAACCCACAAGGTTACCCTGATCTGAGCTAG
- a CDS encoding 5-oxoprolinase subunit PxpA yields the protein MTLNKQQVTLNCDMGESFGSWKMGADEEVMPHVDMANIACGFHASDPNVMHETITLANMNDVEIGAHPGYPDIQGFGRRSLSMTGDEITNMVVYQVGALQALCRAQHADIGYIKPHGALYNDMMKNDGIFRAVVKAAALFKVPLMILASQENEKYLEIADDFDVPLLFEAFADRLYQDDGMLTPRTQPNAVLKTEHAILEQVRMLGESGRVKTASGNYILLEADTICVHGDNEESIALIKKIRQSLYAGGS from the coding sequence ATGACATTGAATAAACAACAAGTTACATTAAATTGCGATATGGGCGAAAGCTTTGGCTCTTGGAAAATGGGGGCTGACGAAGAAGTGATGCCTCATGTAGATATGGCCAATATCGCTTGTGGATTTCACGCCTCCGATCCAAACGTGATGCATGAAACAATCACTCTCGCCAATATGAATGATGTGGAAATTGGCGCCCACCCCGGCTATCCGGATATACAGGGTTTTGGCCGACGTTCATTGAGTATGACTGGCGATGAGATTACTAACATGGTTGTTTATCAGGTTGGAGCGTTGCAAGCACTTTGTCGAGCCCAGCATGCTGATATTGGCTATATCAAACCCCATGGCGCGTTGTATAACGACATGATGAAGAACGATGGGATCTTTCGAGCCGTTGTGAAAGCTGCAGCCCTTTTCAAAGTCCCGTTGATGATTCTCGCTTCACAAGAGAACGAAAAATATTTAGAAATTGCCGACGATTTTGATGTACCTCTGCTCTTCGAAGCGTTTGCAGATAGGTTGTATCAAGATGATGGTATGCTCACGCCAAGAACTCAGCCAAATGCGGTGTTAAAAACTGAACACGCAATTTTGGAACAAGTTCGTATGCTGGGAGAGTCTGGCCGTGTAAAAACCGCATCGGGTAATTACATTCTTCTCGAAGCAGATACCATTTGTGTGCATGGGGATAACGAAGAATCCATTGCTTTGATAAAGAAAATTCGTCAAAGCCTGTATGCGGGAGGGAGTTAA